DNA sequence from the Thermodesulforhabdus norvegica genome:
CACTTTCAGGAGCAATATACAGAAGCGCCCCTGAGGGTTATTAAGGATAAATAAAAACAGGAGTCCCGATTTTCGATACGGCAAATACTTCATCCATATCGCTATTGTAAAGAGCCACACACCCATCGGTCCAGTCTTCGTGGGCGCCACCCCCGTGTATGAAGATAGCGCCACCCAGAGGCGTATCCCATGGAGGAGGAAGACCAAGGTTGTGAGCCATCACAATGGCTTTGTACTGCTCTTCGCTGATCCTCCCTTCAATAAAAGCCTTTTCAGCGTCTGAAGGCAGCGGATAGTTTATGCCCAGGGATTTATAGAATTTACTGTTCCCGTTTTTCTTGCAAATCAGGTAACGTCCCTCGGGAGTTTTTCCATCTCCTTCCTTCGTTTTATGCCCCTGCGGATTCTTACCAAGTGCAACAGGGTATTCTCGCACCAGAACATCGCCATCATAAAGATAAAGGCGCCTTTTAGATTTTACTATAACTATCCTCGGATCTTTTATGGCCCCTAACGGACGCAGATAATCAACTTTAACGACCCGATCTCTAATCCTTATCGTGCTCTTGCCAGATACCTGCTGTCGATTTGAGGCCTTCTTGGAAGAGTCATCGACCAGGAAGCTACAACCGGCAAGTGAGTGACTCAACA
Encoded proteins:
- a CDS encoding L,D-transpeptidase family protein, whose protein sequence is MPFRLGFVVRVLIIGLLSHSLAGCSFLVDDSSKKASNRQQVSGKSTIRIRDRVVKVDYLRPLGAIKDPRIVIVKSKRRLYLYDGDVLVREYPVALGKNPQGHKTKEGDGKTPEGRYLICKKNGNSKFYKSLGINYPLPSDAEKAFIEGRISEEQYKAIVMAHNLGLPPPWDTPLGGAIFIHGGGAHEDWTDGCVALYNSDMDEVFAVSKIGTPVFIYP